One segment of Rhodopirellula baltica SH 1 DNA contains the following:
- a CDS encoding DUF6714 family protein, which translates to MALTLKQWLIDYIAYAFRYVSLGDGINIYTAASADWYGNPEDDALSERAERIDWRRVPSVHLHTRHHALSYLDPLGFRFYTPTIITTMIRGEDERGNLSESFMFHLERMADSGKYRDTHVCDLFNRSQRSAIRRYLKYQIHNCRRGIDYDELRSTLNAFDKCVAAART; encoded by the coding sequence TTGGCACTAACGCTCAAGCAGTGGCTGATCGACTACATCGCATACGCGTTTCGCTACGTGTCACTGGGTGATGGCATCAATATCTATACCGCTGCTTCCGCTGACTGGTACGGGAACCCTGAAGACGATGCACTTTCCGAACGGGCGGAACGGATTGATTGGCGGCGCGTCCCGTCGGTTCACCTCCACACACGCCATCACGCACTCAGCTATCTCGATCCGTTGGGCTTTCGTTTCTACACTCCAACTATCATCACGACTATGATTCGCGGCGAGGATGAAAGGGGTAATCTATCTGAGTCCTTCATGTTCCACCTCGAGCGAATGGCGGACAGCGGCAAGTATCGCGATACCCATGTCTGTGACTTGTTCAACCGATCGCAGCGATCTGCGATTCGTCGCTACCTCAAATACCAGATTCACAATTGCCGTCGCGGAATTGATTACGACGAGCTCCGTAGTACGCTGAATGCATTTGACAAATGCGTTGCTGCCGCGCGAACCTAG
- a CDS encoding circularly permuted type 2 ATP-grasp protein — protein MADRFDECRLPDGTLRPCWKSIADEVTSLGKSGLNDRESQIEQLIRENGSTFQIDTGEGTQTRPWQLATVPMAIAEQDWNRLATGLAQRTRVLEAILADLLGPQRLIRERVLPPELLWDNPRFLRVYHNLPVSAGHRLHLVGFDVARASDGAWWVTGDRTRAPSGLGYLLENRIVHGRIFPHLSRTANVRRLASFFGSMRRHFRSLAPRQNDNPRVALLTPGHGSYRDFEDAYLARYLGYTLVQGRDLAVRGERLHLKTLGGLLPIEVLWRHVSDRKCDPLELEPHSTEGVTGLLRCKRGGQLAVVNSIGTAIAEMPALIPFLPAAAKLLLGETLQLPSVATYWCGAEKERRYVLEHLDELVLRDAFAVSDTRPVMPVRCTAEEKEALVRRIKAQPNRFVGQHRLSHSVTPVWHRERFEPWHVSLRTFVLQTKTNIEVLPGALARVSPKEDLLSNSPTQGQLTQDCWIVSDKPVDHETTLLSNDDRTIVLRRSGAELPSRVAEHLFWLGRYVERCESIARLLRTTLARLVGEDELNDLPEMTRLVAALAAVGQLEPDYAIEGLDGAMPQLDSVLPSSVFDTANPRALQNSVASALHNATAVRDRISLDAYRIFQSIHADISGSRRPTTVNVSRAMERLNRLITHLMAFSGLTAESLTRTHGWRFVLLGRRLERADQTAELLLATMARPVADEVGLCESILDATDSLMTYRSRYLSLVRPAPAIDLMVTDETNPRSLRFQLNDIQQLLSDLPTEPGRVALGADERLARELQHPLLIADVATLTEVNASGNRVELQRLLELVQTKIPQLANAIAGRYLIHTAPEQTLTGDREQSLDESLMPPEATQR, from the coding sequence GCTGATGAGGTCACGAGCCTTGGCAAGTCGGGGCTGAACGACCGCGAATCGCAGATTGAACAATTGATTCGCGAGAACGGGTCAACGTTTCAGATCGACACTGGTGAAGGCACGCAGACACGCCCTTGGCAATTGGCGACCGTGCCGATGGCTATCGCGGAGCAAGATTGGAACCGGTTGGCTACCGGACTTGCTCAACGGACGCGTGTTCTGGAAGCCATCCTGGCTGATTTGCTTGGGCCTCAACGGCTGATTCGTGAACGCGTTTTGCCACCGGAGTTGTTGTGGGACAACCCTCGTTTCCTTCGTGTCTATCACAACCTTCCGGTGTCCGCCGGTCATCGGCTGCATCTGGTTGGTTTCGATGTTGCTCGTGCCAGCGATGGTGCATGGTGGGTCACGGGTGATCGGACCCGGGCGCCGAGCGGTTTGGGCTACCTGCTCGAGAATCGAATTGTTCACGGACGCATTTTTCCGCATCTCAGTCGCACCGCCAACGTGCGTCGGCTGGCATCCTTCTTCGGATCGATGCGACGTCATTTTCGATCGCTCGCGCCTCGTCAAAACGATAACCCACGAGTGGCATTGCTGACTCCCGGCCACGGCAGCTATCGCGATTTCGAAGACGCCTATCTCGCTCGGTATTTGGGATACACCTTGGTCCAAGGCCGCGATTTGGCGGTTCGCGGTGAACGGTTGCATTTGAAAACGTTGGGCGGGTTGCTTCCGATCGAAGTCCTTTGGCGGCATGTGTCTGATCGAAAGTGCGATCCGTTGGAATTGGAGCCTCATTCAACCGAGGGTGTCACCGGATTGCTGCGATGCAAACGTGGCGGTCAATTGGCGGTTGTGAATTCGATCGGAACTGCGATCGCTGAGATGCCCGCACTGATCCCATTCTTACCGGCTGCGGCGAAGTTGTTGTTGGGTGAAACGTTGCAATTGCCCAGCGTGGCGACCTATTGGTGCGGGGCGGAAAAGGAACGTCGGTATGTTTTGGAACATCTCGATGAATTGGTTCTGCGAGATGCGTTCGCGGTCAGCGACACGCGGCCGGTGATGCCGGTTCGATGCACCGCCGAAGAAAAGGAAGCTTTGGTTCGTCGCATCAAGGCCCAACCCAATCGATTTGTTGGGCAACATCGGTTGTCTCACAGCGTCACACCGGTGTGGCATCGAGAGCGATTCGAACCATGGCACGTTTCACTTCGGACGTTTGTGCTGCAAACCAAGACCAACATCGAAGTGTTGCCGGGTGCACTCGCCCGTGTCAGTCCGAAAGAAGATCTGCTGAGCAACTCGCCGACACAGGGTCAACTGACGCAGGATTGTTGGATTGTCAGCGACAAACCGGTCGACCACGAAACCACATTGCTCTCCAACGACGATCGCACAATCGTTCTGCGACGCAGTGGAGCTGAGTTGCCCAGTCGTGTTGCGGAACATCTGTTTTGGTTGGGGCGTTACGTAGAACGTTGTGAGTCCATCGCGAGATTGCTGCGAACGACATTGGCTCGTCTCGTAGGCGAAGACGAACTCAACGATCTACCTGAGATGACGAGACTGGTGGCTGCTTTGGCGGCCGTTGGACAACTTGAACCTGACTACGCGATTGAGGGCCTCGACGGCGCCATGCCTCAATTGGATAGCGTGCTGCCGTCCAGTGTCTTCGACACCGCCAATCCGCGTGCCCTGCAAAATTCGGTCGCCAGCGCCCTGCACAACGCGACGGCCGTTCGCGACCGGATCTCACTGGATGCCTATCGCATTTTCCAAAGCATTCACGCGGATATCTCGGGTTCGCGAAGACCGACGACGGTCAACGTCTCGCGAGCGATGGAACGGCTCAACCGTTTGATCACTCACTTGATGGCGTTCAGTGGATTGACCGCGGAGAGCCTGACAAGAACACATGGATGGCGTTTCGTCTTGCTGGGACGTCGTTTGGAACGCGCCGATCAAACCGCCGAGTTGTTACTTGCTACGATGGCTCGTCCGGTCGCTGACGAAGTTGGATTGTGCGAGAGCATTTTGGATGCGACCGACAGCTTGATGACCTATCGATCGCGTTATCTGTCATTGGTTCGTCCGGCACCCGCGATTGATTTGATGGTCACGGATGAAACCAACCCAAGGTCGCTGCGTTTTCAGCTCAACGACATTCAGCAGTTGCTCAGTGATCTACCGACGGAACCAGGCCGTGTCGCATTGGGCGCTGACGAACGATTGGCTCGTGAACTTCAGCACCCGTTGTTGATCGCGGACGTTGCGACTCTCACTGAGGTCAACGCGTCGGGCAACCGAGTGGAACTTCAGCGGTTGTTGGAATTGGTTCAAACAAAGATTCCTCAATTGGCAAACGCGATTGCTGGACGATACCTCATTCATACTGCACCCGAGCAGACTTTGACTGGCGATCGCGAACAATCACTGGATGAATCCTTGATGCCTCCCGAAGCAACTCAAAGGTGA
- a CDS encoding transglutaminase family protein, with translation MPRSVTYDIVHETKYTYSEPVAVCLNQLRMRPQTRPPSVVCNQCNVTIEPAPAKVDTHPDYFGNVVDSFAIESHHESLMVKVTSQVQVSAVNPFDSPSIPTVAEVVHAIRTGQTEADLFAKEYVFASPRIPLAAHFAEYARPIVNDASSILDAVLQLTKHIHNDFQYDSTATDVTTTTQSAFELKAGVCQDFSHVQIACLRSLGLPARYVSGYLRTLPPPGKPRLIGNDESHAWISVYAGEALGWIDFDPTNACQIGLDHIPVCVGRDYDDISPMRGIVLGGGQTTLAVKVDVAPVELPTEVGPPA, from the coding sequence ATGCCTCGGTCGGTCACTTACGACATCGTTCATGAGACGAAGTACACCTACAGCGAGCCCGTCGCGGTTTGTCTGAATCAGCTTCGCATGCGTCCGCAGACACGGCCTCCGTCGGTGGTATGCAATCAATGCAACGTCACCATCGAACCGGCACCGGCCAAAGTGGATACGCACCCGGACTACTTTGGCAACGTCGTTGATTCGTTTGCGATCGAATCGCATCATGAATCTTTGATGGTCAAAGTCACCAGTCAGGTGCAGGTCAGTGCGGTGAATCCCTTTGATTCGCCGAGCATTCCGACGGTGGCGGAAGTCGTCCATGCAATTCGAACCGGCCAGACCGAAGCCGATCTCTTTGCCAAGGAATACGTGTTCGCCTCCCCTCGCATTCCCTTGGCCGCTCACTTCGCCGAATATGCCAGGCCGATTGTGAACGATGCCTCATCGATCTTGGACGCGGTGTTGCAACTGACCAAACACATCCACAATGACTTTCAGTACGATTCCACCGCCACGGATGTCACCACAACGACCCAGTCTGCGTTTGAGCTAAAGGCGGGTGTGTGTCAGGATTTCTCGCACGTTCAAATCGCCTGTTTGCGAAGTCTTGGGTTGCCCGCCCGGTACGTCAGTGGCTATCTGCGAACGTTGCCTCCGCCGGGAAAACCTCGTTTGATCGGCAACGATGAATCCCATGCCTGGATCAGCGTCTACGCGGGCGAAGCACTGGGATGGATCGACTTTGACCCAACCAATGCATGCCAGATTGGCCTCGATCACATCCCGGTTTGCGTTGGTCGCGACTACGACGACATCAGTCCTATGCGAGGCATCGTGCTGGGCGGTGGCCAGACGACGTTGGCCGTGAAGGTGGACGTCGCACCGGTCGAACTGCCAACCGAAGTGGGGCCACCTGCCTGA
- a CDS encoding DUF1552 domain-containing protein, producing the protein MGSFSRRNVLRAAGVSVGLPAFASLSAKETSAGETKREPAGIKAKRRMVCIGNMLGFYPDAFWPKQPAENASSSSTPLSQGLVEHHQMQFGESSQSLAEIEDQLTVISGLDHGFKGGHFAIHAFLSGVRQVDAHTMPMANITFDQFAAQSISGQTRFPTLTIGSESGIHGGCQLSWTRSGTRVPPIPGPQQLFEKLFVGTDPKKKQAAAERIGLQNSILDLVHWNANDLKKRLNQQDRHKLDEYLTSVRDVEERLALRRNWIDVPKPEAPFDSPKNRNLVEDLPLLYDLIVLALQTDSTRIATLEIGGDFNPNDLGIKGGYHALSHHGQRQENIDKLVAIERYQVEQFTRFINKLASTHDEYGPLLDQTSVLFGSGMGNANSHTNSNLPLVVAGGGGKHGRLLAFDERAKDRPPLTNLYVSMLQDFGIETDAFATSTGTLRGWT; encoded by the coding sequence ATGGGTTCCTTTTCTCGACGAAATGTTTTGCGTGCCGCGGGTGTTTCGGTGGGCTTGCCGGCGTTTGCATCGTTGTCTGCCAAGGAAACGTCTGCCGGAGAAACCAAACGCGAACCGGCGGGGATCAAAGCGAAACGACGGATGGTCTGCATCGGCAACATGCTGGGTTTCTATCCCGACGCGTTTTGGCCCAAGCAGCCCGCCGAGAATGCTTCCTCGTCCAGCACGCCATTGAGCCAAGGGTTGGTCGAGCATCATCAGATGCAGTTCGGCGAATCCAGCCAATCTCTCGCTGAGATTGAAGATCAACTGACCGTGATCTCGGGATTGGACCACGGATTCAAAGGCGGGCACTTTGCGATTCATGCGTTCTTGTCGGGTGTTCGTCAAGTCGACGCGCACACGATGCCAATGGCCAACATCACTTTCGATCAGTTCGCGGCCCAATCGATTTCTGGGCAAACCAGGTTTCCGACATTGACGATTGGAAGTGAGTCTGGGATCCACGGCGGGTGTCAGCTTTCCTGGACGCGAAGTGGAACACGAGTGCCACCGATCCCCGGCCCACAACAGTTGTTTGAAAAACTATTTGTTGGTACCGATCCGAAAAAGAAGCAAGCCGCCGCGGAACGCATTGGACTGCAGAACTCGATCTTGGATTTGGTGCATTGGAACGCGAACGACCTCAAGAAGCGATTGAACCAACAGGACCGCCACAAGTTGGACGAGTACCTGACTTCAGTACGTGATGTGGAAGAACGGTTGGCTTTGCGTCGAAACTGGATCGATGTTCCCAAACCCGAAGCTCCGTTTGATTCCCCGAAGAATCGCAATCTCGTCGAAGACTTGCCGCTGCTGTATGACCTGATCGTGTTGGCGTTGCAGACTGACTCAACACGAATTGCGACGCTTGAAATTGGCGGCGACTTCAATCCAAATGACTTGGGTATCAAAGGCGGCTACCACGCCTTGTCGCATCATGGCCAACGCCAAGAGAACATCGACAAACTGGTCGCGATCGAGCGTTACCAAGTCGAACAGTTCACACGATTCATCAACAAACTTGCGAGCACCCACGATGAGTATGGACCACTGCTCGATCAGACTTCGGTGTTGTTTGGAAGTGGGATGGGCAACGCCAATTCTCACACCAATTCCAATTTGCCACTGGTCGTCGCCGGCGGTGGTGGCAAGCACGGGCGATTGTTGGCGTTTGATGAGAGAGCCAAAGACCGTCCGCCTTTGACGAACCTGTACGTCTCGATGCTACAAGACTTCGGGATCGAGACCGATGCATTCGCGACCAGCACCGGAACGCTGCGAGGTTGGACGTGA
- a CDS encoding DUF1592 domain-containing protein: MLSSHVFRLLVVCVLLQPCGGALAKEAQPIDPVGFLENYCIDCHTADDPAGERDFESLDLDDSHWDTQLALQEAIDQLTLRSMPPEDGDQPSEQVRLAAIDVLTQQLTRMRQESNSTNGRTVLRRLSRREYRETVSDLLEIDMTMFDPTHEFPADNLSEHFDNVGDTLVMSEHLLERYLDAAEQCIAKAIGPSERPRTQEWRFHRKFPQQAELRTAHARAFLNRYLCLYDHPFNDKTEGGYGHIEAFVGGVPVDGVYEVWVHAKAMHRDTKYSERAVKIDLEEPFRLGIRPGDSSIGDMPHRQPIQPLLAESVVSDDEFKWIRFEVPLDRGFVPRFTFENGMHDVRGSFARIYRMHFNLLPQEIRDTRGIFEQRIAIISEGTLPHLRIDEVKVRGPLDVEWPTKSQQALYGGDITGEEHWAESEVRDRIERFASRAYRRPVTETEVEGLVAFFDSRKAFGRSSDQAYGDTAKAILCSPSFLYFQTSTTEDGQLSDHALAERLSYFLTSSMPDETLRQLADEGKLNDPETLRQQTRRLLASETSDEFVADFLDNWLDLRSLGSMPPDPREFAAFYSGDLQVDMKTETRMFFRDLIDRDASLNELLTASHSFLNRDLAKLYGVDDHFPPEDASGFRRFDFAQSPVQRKLGRGGLLGQASILTVSANGIETSPVTRGVWLLENVLGTPTPPPPDDVPAIEPDTRGAKTIRDQLLKHREDATCFQCHRKIDPLGFAMEGFDAIGQSRKVYNIKSGRPIFTSGELPGGAKFDGPEGLKQQLVKRKDFIARTVTERLLTHALGRRMEPTDRAAVDAILMPLKGEDYPTAQLIESIVTSELFRR; the protein is encoded by the coding sequence ATGCTGTCGTCGCATGTGTTTCGGCTATTGGTCGTCTGCGTTTTGTTGCAACCGTGTGGTGGCGCGCTGGCGAAGGAAGCTCAGCCAATCGATCCGGTTGGGTTTCTCGAGAACTATTGCATTGATTGTCATACAGCCGACGATCCGGCGGGTGAGCGAGATTTCGAGTCTCTTGATTTGGACGACTCGCACTGGGACACGCAATTGGCATTGCAGGAAGCGATCGATCAGTTGACGCTTCGATCGATGCCGCCTGAAGATGGTGATCAACCGTCCGAGCAAGTACGCTTGGCCGCGATCGACGTGTTGACTCAGCAATTGACTCGAATGCGTCAGGAATCAAACAGCACCAACGGTCGCACCGTGCTGCGACGACTTTCCCGTCGTGAATATCGAGAAACGGTTTCTGATCTGCTCGAGATCGACATGACCATGTTTGATCCGACACACGAGTTTCCGGCGGACAATTTGTCGGAGCACTTCGACAATGTGGGTGACACGTTGGTGATGTCCGAGCACTTGTTGGAGCGTTACCTCGATGCGGCCGAACAGTGTATCGCCAAAGCCATCGGTCCGAGCGAGCGACCCAGGACTCAGGAATGGAGGTTTCATCGCAAGTTCCCGCAGCAAGCAGAACTGAGGACGGCCCACGCTCGTGCGTTTCTGAATCGATATTTGTGTCTCTACGATCATCCATTCAACGACAAAACGGAGGGTGGATACGGCCACATCGAAGCGTTTGTTGGAGGCGTTCCGGTCGATGGCGTTTATGAGGTTTGGGTGCATGCGAAGGCGATGCACCGGGACACGAAATACAGCGAACGAGCGGTCAAAATCGACTTAGAAGAACCGTTCCGATTGGGAATTCGACCTGGTGACTCCAGTATCGGCGACATGCCTCACCGGCAACCCATCCAGCCTTTATTGGCGGAGTCCGTGGTTTCGGACGACGAGTTCAAGTGGATTCGATTCGAGGTGCCGCTGGATCGAGGGTTCGTTCCGCGATTCACGTTTGAAAACGGAATGCATGATGTTCGCGGATCGTTCGCCCGTATCTACCGAATGCATTTTAATTTGCTTCCTCAAGAAATTCGCGACACGCGTGGCATCTTTGAACAACGCATTGCCATTATCAGCGAAGGGACACTTCCACACTTGCGAATTGATGAAGTGAAGGTTCGCGGGCCGCTCGATGTGGAATGGCCTACCAAGAGTCAGCAGGCTCTGTACGGCGGCGACATAACCGGCGAAGAACACTGGGCCGAATCAGAGGTGCGGGATCGGATCGAACGATTCGCATCGAGAGCCTACCGGCGTCCGGTTACTGAAACCGAGGTTGAAGGCTTGGTTGCGTTTTTCGATTCACGAAAAGCATTTGGACGCTCGTCGGATCAGGCCTACGGCGACACCGCCAAAGCGATTCTTTGCAGCCCTTCGTTCTTGTATTTCCAAACATCAACGACGGAAGACGGACAGCTTTCGGATCATGCGTTGGCGGAACGTTTGTCGTACTTCCTGACATCGAGCATGCCCGATGAAACACTGCGTCAATTGGCTGATGAGGGAAAGCTCAACGATCCCGAGACTCTGCGGCAACAAACTCGGCGACTGCTCGCCTCAGAGACGTCCGATGAGTTTGTTGCCGACTTTCTCGACAACTGGTTGGATCTTCGTTCGCTTGGTTCGATGCCGCCGGACCCAAGGGAGTTTGCCGCTTTCTACTCGGGTGATTTGCAAGTCGACATGAAAACCGAGACTCGAATGTTCTTTCGAGACTTGATCGATCGAGATGCTTCGCTGAACGAGTTGCTGACCGCTTCGCATTCCTTCCTCAATCGCGACTTGGCCAAGCTGTACGGCGTCGACGATCACTTCCCGCCAGAGGATGCCTCGGGGTTCCGACGCTTTGATTTCGCACAGTCGCCCGTCCAAAGAAAGCTTGGCCGCGGTGGGTTGTTGGGCCAGGCCAGTATTCTGACAGTGTCTGCCAACGGCATTGAAACATCGCCCGTGACTCGCGGGGTTTGGTTGCTGGAAAATGTGCTCGGGACACCCACGCCACCGCCGCCGGATGATGTGCCCGCGATCGAGCCTGACACGCGTGGTGCGAAAACGATCCGCGATCAGCTGTTGAAGCATCGTGAGGATGCGACTTGCTTTCAGTGCCACCGAAAGATCGATCCGCTCGGTTTCGCGATGGAAGGCTTCGACGCGATTGGTCAGTCACGGAAGGTTTACAACATCAAATCAGGACGACCGATTTTTACGTCCGGCGAACTTCCCGGTGGTGCCAAGTTTGATGGACCCGAGGGATTGAAGCAGCAACTGGTCAAGCGGAAGGATTTCATCGCTCGGACGGTTACCGAGCGGTTGCTAACGCATGCACTCGGACGACGAATGGAACCAACTGACCGTGCAGCGGTGGATGCGATCCTGATGCCGCTCAAGGGGGAGGACTACCCGACCGCTCAGTTGATTGAGTCCATCGTGACCAGCGAACTTTTTCGTCGCTGA